TGTTGGAACCTGGCTGCTTCCCATTGTTGGGCAATCCACAACTTATCCCTTGCCGGGACAGCATCCGCAGCTACCAATTGCGCAGGGTATTTAAGCTCCCTCATCACCTGTCGGACCAAGGTTGTTTTCCCCACCTGTCTAGGACCATATACCACCTGTATAAACCTCCTAGGTTCATCTTTGAGTCTCTTGAGAAGTATTTTTTTATCTACCCTTTGATAAGACATACTATTGAAAATTAATGAATTGCCAATTTAATCATTCAATTACGTAATTCTACTCATTTTATTGAGTAATTTTTCATTTTATGACATAAAATATTGATAAACATGCATTTATAAAATAATTTTTAGACCCAAAAAGTAGAAAAAATTATACTTATTATTATCATTCAAATAGTTCAAGGTATTCAATCTTAACCCAATTACCATACGCTTGAAACCACTCAACATCCCTAACTTAATCGTAACCATTTAAAAACACTGGATTTCAGCAAATCCTCTAATTTTACAAAAAAATTCAAAAGCCCAATGAAAAAGCTCCAAATCCTTCTAATCGTCCTGTTTTTCAACTCCTTAGCACTTGCCCAAGAAAAAGCCAGTGGCATAGTTTATGAAGACCTTAATAGAAATGGGAAAAAAGAAAGAAGGGAAAAAGGAATTCCGGGTGTAGCTGTTTCCAATGGAATCCAGGTGGTGCTTACTGATGAAAAGGGGAAGTACGAAATCCCGATTGCTGAACACCAAACCCTTTTTGTCATCAAACCATCTGACCATAATCTCCCTTATGATGAAAACAATATCCCACAGTTTTATTATATCCACAAGCCAAATGGATCACCTTCTGGCCTGAACTATCCTGGCGTCCCACCTTCTGGGCCATTACCAAAATCGGTGGATTTTGGTTTATATCCTTCTGAAAAACAGTCCTCCTTTACTGCCTTGATCTTTGGAGATCCGCAACCTTATAATGAAAGGGAATTAGCCTGGTTCTATGAAGGAATAGTGAAAGAGGTAGAAGGTTTAAAAGGCATTAGTTTTGGTGCTTCTTTGGGTGACATTGTAGGAGATAGACCTGACTTTTTCCCAGCCTATAAAGACATCATAGGTAAGGTTGGTGTTCCTTGGTATCAGGTTATGGGAAATCACGACATGAATTTTGATGCTAGTTCAGATGAATTCAGTGATGAATCTTTTACCGCTGCCTTTGGTCCTGCCACTTATGCTTTCAATCATGGAGACGCTCATTTTATCGTCTTAGAAAATATTCTTTACCCAGATCCAAGGGATGGACAGGGCTATTGGGGAGGTCTTAGAAAGGACCAGCTTGCTTTTGTAGAAAACAATTTAAAATTCGTCCCAAAAGACAAGTTAGTGGTCTTATTGATGCATATCCCACTTTTTGAAGAAAATGGAGATAGTTTCCGTGATGCAGATCGGGAAAAAATTTTGGAGCTTATCTCGCCCTTTTCAAATACCCTATCTCTTTCAGCGCATACGCATTATATGAAGCAGACTTTTTTTGGAAAAGAAGATGGATATAATCAAGTAAAACCCCATCACCACTTCAATATTGGTACTCCATCCGGAGATTGGTACAGTGGAAAAATATTAGCAGATGGAACTCCCGCTTCCACCATGCGTGATGGATCTCCTAAAGGGTATGTGTTTTTGGAGATAGATGGTAACACCTACCAAACCAAATACAAAGCAGCAGGGAAGTCTTCAGAACACCAATTGAATATTCACGCTCCAAAAATCTTGATCGAGGGAGTGAGAACTACAGCGCAAATCGTTGCTAATTTTTTCACCGGTACCGCACAGAACGAGGTTAAATTTAGAATCAACCAAGGAGAATGGAAAACCATGTATAACTATGAAGGAACAGACCCAAGTTTTTGGCTGGAAATTTTGGAATGGGACACTACTGAAGAATATATTCCAGGTAGAAGGCCTTCCAACCCTGCTTTAACAGATCATCTCTGGAGAGCTAGCATGCCGGGGGATTTATCTGCGGGGGAGTACATCATTGAAGTCGAGGCAACTGACATGTTCGGAAAGAAGCATACGGCTAAGCATTCCTTCCAAGTCATCAAACAGCCATAAAAAGAATGTCCGAACAGAAAATTCTGCCCGGACATTTTATAGTTCGTTTAGTATTGAATTTATTTCAAGATATTCTCATTTACCCAGTTAACCTCTGCCTCCCTGATGGTATGCAGGGTATCCTGAAAAATCAAGGTTTTGACCTGCGCACCCATTTTTTCAAATTGAGCCGCAGATTCTTCAATTCTGGATAAGGGAACATGCATGTCCTGTTGGCTTGAGCCGAAGAATACCGGACAACCGTCAAAATCACCCTTATATTTAGTAGGGTTAAACTTCTCACCAATCAAACCACCTGTAAAGGCAATCACCCCACCCCATTTTTGGGCATATTGGGCACTATATTCCAAAGAAAGGCAAGCTCCCTGTGAAAAGCCTATAAAATAAATCTGCTCTGATGAAAACCCTTTAGATTTCAAATCCTCCACGATCCCATCCAAAGTTTTCAATGAATTGGAAAAAGCGGGCTCATTGTTTTGATCAGGAGCCATGAAGCTATAAGGATACCAGGTATTCCCTGGAGCCTGTGGAGCGACCAAAGCAAATTCATCCAAATGAAGGTGATCAGCCAGTCCTAAAATACTGGCAGTATTACCTCCCCTGCCATGTACCATTATGGCAACCTTTTCAGCCTCTTCCAATGGCTTCCCTTTATACACTATATCAGGCATATTTTTCAAGGTTAATCGTTACTTTGGCCAGGCTTTTTTCAATCCTTTCTCTGTGAGGCTCTGCCCATAAAGGCAGCTTCAATGCCTCTCCAAGAAGCTTTTCATCCTCATCTATGGCAAACCCTGGCTCATCTGTTGCAATTTCAAACAAAACTCCTCCCGGCTCACGGAAATAAATGGATTTGAAGTAGTTTCTATCCTTTACTTCAGTAACATGATAGCCATTATCAAGAAGTTTTTTCTGGATTTTCAATTGGGTAGCCTCATTATCTGTCCTAAAGGCAATATGGTGTACAGTACCTGCACTTTGAATTCCTTGACGCCCGTCTTTATCCACTACTATGTCAACAATATCTCCCGGCTTTCCTTCTGTACCATACCTATATCTACCCTGTTCTTCAGCAATGAACTTGTAATCCATAAATTGGGTGAGCAATTTTTCAGTAAGTTCTTTTGCTTTAAGATTCAAGGTCGCCCCATAAAAACCCCTTATCGAATACTCCAAAGGTATTGTTCCATAAGTCCAACCTTTTCTTGAATCCCGATCATTGGCGATAAGCTCAATTCCCATCCCATCATGGTCTTCAAACCTGAGGACCTTTTCTCCAAATCTAGTGAGTGGAGTAGAAGTTGGAATATTGAATTGGGCCAAACGGTCCATCCAAAAAGAAAGAGATTGGCTTGAAATAGAAAATGCTGTGTAAGTCAGTTCACCTGTCCCTTTGGTCCCTTTTCTGGCACCATCAAAGGGGAATGTAGTAAAGACCGTTCCCGGCGCACCCAACTCATCTCCAAAATAGAAATGATAAACATCAGGCGCATCAAAGTTAATGGTCTTCTTAACCATCCTCAGGCCTAAAATCCCGGTATAAAAATCAATGTTTTTTTGGGGATTGCCTGCAATAGCGGTGATATGATGGATACCAGTGATTAGTGTAGACATGATAGTGAATTTATTTGATTATTTTTGACTAAATGAATGATTGATTATGGTTACCGGGGGACATCAGCAACAGTATGCCCCACCGACAACCTTGTTTAATCAACTCAACCAAACACCTAATTATTGCTTAACGAGCTGAACGCTCAAAAGGATTCTAACCTGATCAGAAACAACTACGCTTCCTGCTTCAGTCACAGCGTTCCACATCAAACCGAATTCTTTTCTGGAAATTTTACCTTCGATCTCGAAACCTGCTTTGGTATTGCCATAAGGGTCAGTGGCCACACCTCCAAAGTCCACATCCATTGTTACTGTTTTGGTGATATCCCTGATGGTCAAATCTCCTTTAAGGGTACTTCCTTCCAATACACCGGAGAAAGTCATTTTTGGAAATTTCTCGGCATTGAAGAAATCATCAGACTTCAAATGTCCATCTCTGTCAGACTGATTGGTATCAATACTGTCTATGTCAGCAGAAAATGAGACTTTAGCACCATTGAAATCATCAGAAGTGGTTTCAGCAGCACCTTCAAACTTTCTAAAATAACCGGTTACCGTTGAGATCACCAGGTGTTTTACTTTAAATGAAACTTCGGAATGTGTTGGGTCGATCACCCATTTTGCAGTTGTACTCATAGCTTTGTTTGTTTATTTGTTTTAAGTGAATCTTAAATCCTTATATACATTAATTGTCTATACACTGAATTGTTTAAATTTTTTATCCCCTAAGCTTATCCAAAAGAAAATTCAATTGTTCCACCTCTTCCTCAGTTAACTGAACCAGCTCACGGTTGAGCTTGTAAATGGCGCTTTCCAATTTCTCTAGAACTTCAAGCCCTTTTGGGGTAATAAGAATATCAACCTGCCTCCTATCTGTCGGACATTCTTCCCTGACCACCAGATTTTTCTGCTTGAGCTTTTCCACCAATCGGGAGGCATTGGACATCTTGTTCAACATCCTGTCCTGAATGGAGGATACCGTGATCGGGTTTCCATTTTGTCCCCGAAGTATCCTGAGCACATTGTACTGCTCTGGAGATAGCCCAAATGGCTTGAAAAGGTTGCTCTGCTTGGAAACAATATGACTGTGGGTAAATAACAAATTTACTACGGCCTTATTGTATGAGTCTTTGAATTCCTTTTGCTTGATTGCCTCCTCAATTTTCATGGGATAAACTGTTTATGTATTTAATGTATATACATACAAATGTATAAAAAAGTTCAGTAGCCTGTTTCTTTTTTTCAAAATTTCTTCAAAAGATCAGGAAAATTGCTCTAACCATTCGCTGATAAGCTTATTGATCTCATCAGGTTTTTCTATACAACTGCTATGGCCTGCCCCCGGAACCATATGGAGTACTGCGTTGGGAATGGACATTTGTATGAATTTGGCTTTTTCAGGCTTTGTGGCTACATCCTCATCTCCTACCACCACCATGGTCGGGCATTGGATGTTTCGGATTTCTTCTTCCACCCCTTTTCGGTAGATTACCGCTTCCACGGATCTTGTGATAGATCTTTTGTTAGATTGCAGCTCTTTGATCCACTTTTTGTAGGCTTCTTTATTTTTTGGGTTCTCTAACCAACTTTGGGCAAACATGATTTTCATTACTTCCTTGGCGACTTTGGGAATCACACCAAACCATTTCACAATACCATTTAGAAACTTGTATTTCGGAAGGTTTTCTACAGGTTCAGGATTGGCTGAGGTTTCAAGGAGTATCAGGCTTTTGATTTTGTCCGGATACCTTGCCGCAAGGCGCATGCCTACAAAACCTCCCATAGAAAGGCCAACAAAATGTACCGGTTTTCCCGCTATTTGATCAATGAGCTCCAGGGCATCTTGTGTCAGCATGTCCATGTCATAAGGTCCTTCAGTTACCTCAGACTGTCCTTGCCCCCTGTGGTCATAGGCCATTACGGTGTACTTTTTCTTAAAAAAATCAATCTGTGACTCAAACATTTTATGGCTCCACAAAAGCCCATGGGAAAAAACAATAGTTTCAGCCCCATTGCCTTCTTTGACATAGTAGAGTTTCGTGTTGTTGACTTGAATCAGAGGCATAATATTCTATTTTTTTTGCAACGGCTAAGCAAGGTTAATCCAATCCAGCTTTCAAAACTGATCATTCCCAATCAAGGCCAGGCTGCTTCAATTTTCGGGAAGCTTCTCTTGCCTTATGTTGGTTCACAATTGTACGCACATCTTCAAGGAGTTGTTTAGCATCATAGACAATTCCATCCTTAACGGTATACTTTACTCCCCCTACCCTGATAGGCTCATTGCTGTCATTGATCCTTATCGCACCTGTTCCATACAAAACTTTCAGGTTCTGAAGAGGATTTTCTTCCAAAATCACAAAGTCAGCTAGCTTTCCAACCTCCACAGAACCGATTTCCTTTTCCATACCGATGGCTTCAGCAGCCTTGAGTGTGGATGCCCGGATCACCTCAAGAGGATGGAATCCTGCCTCCCTTAGCATCTCCATTTCACGTATATAAGCAAATCCATACAGCTGATAAATGAATCCGGAATCTGAACCCGTGACCACCCTTCCCCCTCTGTTTTTGTATTCATTGATAAAAGTCATCCAAAGTTGGTAATTCTCCTTCCACTGGATTTCCTCCTCTGTGGTCCAGTCAAACCAATAGGAACCATGGGACTCCCTGTTGGGGCTGTAAAACCTCCATAAAGAAGGCAAAGTATATTCGTCATGCCATTCCGCCCTCCTTGTTCTCATCAGATCCCTGTTTGCCTCATAAATATTGAAAGTGGGTACAATGGTAAAATCCAGGTCCAACAATTCCTGCATCACCTTATTCCAATGATCAGAATAGGGAGCCGCTGCTTGCTTCCATAACTTTCCTGCTTCGGCAAACCGGTGCTGCTCATTCTGATAATTATAATCCAGGCGGTAATCCTGAATGGTCCTATCTGTAAACAATGCCTCCGGAAGTCCATACCAATGCTCCATCGTAGTCAGACCCGCCCTGGCTGAATGCAGCACATTCCACCTCGCCACGTCCATTTGAGCATGGTGCATAGCAGAACGGAGACCTATCCTTTTGTTTTCTTCCAAGGCTGCCTGCATCACTTCAGGCTTTGCACCAAAAAATTTAATGCCATCTCCTCCCCTTCTCTTGTTTTCGTTGACCCAAGCCTTTGCTTCTTCAGCAGTAGTGATAGGTTTGGTAGCACCTTGTCCAAAAACCGTGTAAGCCAATAACCTTGGCGCAGTGATCGTATTGGTGGAGGATTTTCTTTTATGGTCCAACACCCAATCCAAACCATTGCTGGCGGCAGGATCCCTGACTGTGGTGATCCCATGGGCCATCCAAAGCTTAAAAACATATTCAGCCGGAGTTCCCTGACCTGTCCCTCCAACATGCCCATGCATATCTATAAAACCTGGCAACAGGTAATGCCCTTCGAGATCCATAACTTTATCATTTGCCCCTGCCTGAGGCCTTCGGTCCTCTTTAATAGGCAAACCGGGATACCCCACCACCCTTACATCCATGATTTTATTTTTCTCCACCACGATATCGACCGGCCCGATAGGAGGTGCTCCGGTTCCATCAATCAAAGTCACACCGCGGACAATCAATTTATTGTAAGGCCCCTCTCCTTCTTTTCTTTCGGGAGCTGGCATAATTTGGGAAAATATCCCAAAGGGAAAGGCCATCAGGCCCAAAAACAACAGGATCAAAGATTTCTTCATAGTAAATATGTGCTTAATAGGGTTAAAATACTGATTTCACAGGTAATAAAAAAACCGCTTATCCTTTTGCAGAAAAGCGGTCTGAAGATCTATCGTTTTTACCTAAAAGCACTAATTCCTAAAAGTATAGCGAATCCCTACGTTTGCTCTTAAGTTAATAAACTCACTTTCCAGGAAAACATTGGGAGAAGCTTCCAATAAAATAGCCAGCCTTCTGTGGTTTTCAAATGGCATGATACTGAAGCCAACAGGTAAACCTAACCGGATACCTCCATCGAAATAATAGCCTGCCATAAAACCGACATGAAAATTGAACCAATCATCTTGAAATAAATTCCTATGAATGGCACCTTCCACACCAAAATTTGTCTCCAATAGATCAGTAGCCTGAAACCGGAAATCCCCAAAATACTTTTGGTTCAAATCAGTACCAATCGCTACTTGACCAACCAATCCTGAATGATAAATCCCCACATGGGTAGGCCTAAGCTTGCTTTGTGCCTCAGCTTGAATACAAATGAAAGTTGAAAATGCAACCAGAAAGAAAAAGGATTTAAGAAAATTCATACCATTTAAAATTTAGACATTCAGCTAAGGTAATAGTTTTTTTGTTTCGGCAAAACTATTGTTTTCAATGGTACATGGTTTGACGCAATCTTTCTTCATCCTGCATAAGAAATCCTACCAGGCGGCATCCTCACGCTAAACTAACATGAAATCCCTTGGTTTTGATCCAAGCGCTGACTTCCTTCAAGCCGGCACCCTATCAAGCCCTTAAAATCTCCATCGGAGCCATCTTGATGATTTTTCTCCCATTAAGCCAGCCCAATACCACTGTCAAGAGTGTAATGGCCAAATAAATTACCAAAGCCTCCTCATATGCTCCCCTAAAAGGCAATTCAAAGACAAAACGGCTTAACAAAAAGGTGGCCAAAAAGGACAATAAAATCCCGCTTAAGGAAGCAAGGGAACCCAAAAAGAAATATTCAAGGGTATTGATCTTGCTGACGGTTCCACTGCTTGCCCCAATAGTCCTCAACAAAATACTTTCCCGCATCCTTTGGTATTTGCTGATAATCAAGGAGGAAATCAGCACAAGTATTCCCGTCACAATACTGAAAAAGGCCATAAATTGAATCACAAAACTGATTTTGCCCAAGATCTCTTCCAGGGTTTCAACTATTGCTCCTAAATTGATGACAGAAATATTGGGAAATTCCCGGACCACTTCCGCCTGCACATCTGCTGCCTGCCTGTCATTTTTCGTCTTGGTGATCAGGACATGGAATTTAGGTGCATTGTTCAGCACATTTTCAGGAAAAAGCACCAAAAAATTGGTCGAAACCTGATTGAATTTAACATCCCTGAAACTGCCCACATAAGTTTTGATGGGTCTGCCCTGAACATTAAAAACAATCTCATCTCCCAATTTGATGCCAGTGCGCATGGCATATCCTTGGTCCACTGAAATAAATACCGAGTCACCCGCCTGCTTGACTTGTCTCAACTCCCCTCTGACCAAGCGCTCCGAGCTGATCAAGGTATCCCTGTAAGTCACCCGGAATTCCCGATTATAAAGTCCTCTTGATCTCCGCTCATTTTCCGGCAAAGTATCGTTGGCTTTTTTGGTAAGGCCATTGATAGACTCTAGGCCCATGGTCACAATTGGCACCTGCTGCAATATCGGAAGGCCTTTGGACCTGATCTTTTCAGCGACTGCATCAATCTGATGACTCTGAATATCAAAAAGCAGCATATTGGGCTGATCTTCTTTATCAGCAAACTTGGCTTCATCCAACAACTGATTCTGCACAAAAAATAAGGTACTGATCATCGCTGTGCCCAGCCCTATGGTGGCAATCAAAGACACCGTCTGATTGTTTGGTCGGTACAGATTGGCAAGAGATTGTCTGACCGTGTACCGCAAACTGATGGGAAGAGACCTTCTGATGAGCCACATTATTCCCAATGCAACCGACCACAAAGCGAGAAATGCGAGAATAACAAATCCTGTAAAACCTAAGGCTTCCTTCCAGCCATTGAGCAGGTAAAAGCTGAAGCCGAACACAAACAAAATGATCCCGGCAATCACCCCCCATCTCCAGGCATCCTTTTTGATACTGGTGTCACCTTCTTCCGGTCTCAAAGTTGCCATAGGTGATACCTTCCTGATTTTCAAAAGGGGTAAAAGCGCGAAAAGCATGGCAACCAAAATTCCCGTAACAATACCAAAGGCCACACTCTTCCAGGAAACCTGAACGGTTACATCCACGGGTAGAAAATCAGCAAAAACCACCGGCAAAATAAACTGAAGAATGGAGCCCAAAAATGCCCCAAGCACCGCCCCTATCAAACCCATAATGAGAATCTGAAATAGGTATATGGTAATTGCAGTACCTGCAGATACGCCAAGACACCTCAATACCGCAACAGAGGGCAGCTTTTCTTTGACAAAAACATTGACAGCACTGGCTACTCCTACACAACCTAAAAGCAGGGCAATGAAAGCCACCAAGCTCAGAAAACTGGCAAGATTCTCAAAAGAACGGCCAGTTCTTCTCCTTCTTTCATCTACCGAATCTGCATCAATTCTCGCTTCTTCCCATTCTGTTTCATAGCTTTTGATCAATTCATCCGCATTGACCTCATCAGGAAATTCATAATACCTCTCATACCTCAAACGGCTTCCATATTGGATCAGCCCTGTTGCTTCCACATATTCCATGGGAATGTAAACTGCTGGAGCAACTGTCGCGGTGATGCCCGTCTGACCCGGTGCTTTCTGGAGTTCTCCCTCAATCACAAAAGTCAACTCTCCCACTTTGATACTATCCCCAACGGAAGCATTGAACTGGGCCAGAAGGATTTTTTCTACCAGTGCTTTTCTTCCTCCCTCACGGAAAGTGGTCTCTGCCTCCAAAGGTGTTGTCTCAAGCTTTCCGTAAAAAGGGAAATCCCCTTCCAATGCCCTAACCTGGGTCAATCGGCTTTCGCCTGTTGATGGGAAGACCACCATGCTGGCAAAGTTTACCTCATTGGCCACCTGCAGAGCCAGGCTATCTGGACCTTGAGGCCCCATAGGACTGCTTTTGCTCAGCACCAAGTCTGCCCCCACGAGTTCTTTGGATTGTTTATCAATGTCCTTTTTAAGATTTTCTCCAAAAGAACTAATACCCACGAGTGCGGCAATGCCTACCACCATGGATGACGTAAAGAGCAGTAGCCTTGAGAAATTCTTCCTGAAATCCCTGAAGGCCATTTTGATTATCCAAGAAAAATCAAACATGGGTATCCTCCTGAATTCTTCCTCCTTTTATCTGAATGATTCTATTGGTCCTTTTTGCGAGTTCGGGGTCATGGGTGACCAATACCAAAGTTGTACCCTGTTCCTTATTCAGCTCAAAAATCAGGTCTTCAATCATATCTCCTGTTTCCGTGTCCAAATTTCCCGTAGGTTCATCTGCAAAAAGTATTTTGGGTTCATTGGCAAATGCCCTGGCAATGGAAACCCGCTGTTGTTCTCCCCCGGAAAGCTGTGTAGGATAGTGGGTCAACCTGTCCCCTAATCCGACTTTCTCCAAAAGTGCGGCGGCCTTTTCCCTGGCATCTTTTCTTTTTTTAAGTTCAAGCGGCACCATGACATTTTCCAAGGCAGTCAGGGTAGGCAAAAGCTGAAAATTTTGGAAAATAAAGCCCACATACTGATTCCTGATGGCTGCTCTTTGGTCCTCAGATAATTTTTCAAAAGCATTTCCATTCAAAACTACAGAGCCTTCTGTAGCAGAATCCAAACCTGCGCACAGCCCCAGCAAGGTAGTTTTCCCGCTTCCTGAAGGACCAACTATAGCTATGCTTTCCCCTGGCTCAATTTCGAAGTTCACACTGTCCAAAACAGTAAGTTTTCTGCTTCCACTTTGGTAGGTTTTGGAAACTTTTTTTACACTTAATACGCTCATGAAATGATGGAATATGCTGATTTTTGAAACTTAACAATTTGAAACGGATAAAAGGTTTATTCCGTTGGAAATAAAGATAACAGGAAAGGATGAGCTTTGTCTCTTTTGCTTTGAAAATTGTAAATTTGGAGAGGAACCATCAAAAAATAACTTCCCACCAACAAAGTAACCTCCTTTCACAATAGCTCATATCATGATAAGAAAAATTTCAATCCTGCTTACACTGACCATTTCCATTTTTTCATGTTCATCCCCAAAGGAAGAAAAATCCACTGAGGCAACTACCGCTCAAGAGGTTAAAGAAGAAGGACCCAAAAAATTGATTCTTTTTTACGGAAACAGCCTGACAGCAGGTTATGGCATCGAGGCAGAAGATGCTTTCCCCGGTTTGGTGCAGCATGCCATCGACAGCCTGGGCATGAATTACAAGGTTATCAATGCCGGGCTAAGCGGGGACACTTCTGCCAGTGGACTTACCAGGCTGGATTGGTTCCTGGAAGAAGAGCCTGCCATTTTTGTATTGGAACTTGGAGCAAATGATGGACTCAGAGGCATTACCCTCAGCGAAACCAAAAGTAACCTCAAAGCAATTATCCAAAAGGTCAGACAAAAATTCCCTGATACCGTCATCCTTCTTGCTGGAATGCAGATTCCGCCCAATATGGGTCCAGAATACATCAAAGAATTTCAGGAAATGTATCCTGCAATCGCCCAGGAAGAAAATGTACACCTTATTCCGTTTTTATTGGAAGGTGTGGCAGGAAATGCTGACCTTAATTTACCTGACGGCATCCATCCCACAGAAGAAGGACACCGGATTGTATTTGAAACAGTTTGGGAACATTTGAAGGACCTGATCTGACACTCATCACAAACTCTCAGGCCTTGGTAGGTAGAATTTTCACTTGACTATTTCTTACATTCTTGCTGCAGGAATTGACTATGGTAAATCTATTCTCAACAAGTAATTTGAATTGTATTATTTTTTAACAAAATTGTAGTCAGAAAGTCGAAAATTTTATAAAACATGAGTTTTGAAATCATATCTTCCGGAGAGGCTTATGACGTGATCATAGTAGGTTCCGGTGCCGGGGGCGGCAT
This Cecembia calidifontis DNA region includes the following protein-coding sequences:
- a CDS encoding ABC transporter ATP-binding protein, yielding MSVLSVKKVSKTYQSGSRKLTVLDSVNFEIEPGESIAIVGPSGSGKTTLLGLCAGLDSATEGSVVLNGNAFEKLSEDQRAAIRNQYVGFIFQNFQLLPTLTALENVMVPLELKKRKDAREKAAALLEKVGLGDRLTHYPTQLSGGEQQRVSIARAFANEPKILFADEPTGNLDTETGDMIEDLIFELNKEQGTTLVLVTHDPELAKRTNRIIQIKGGRIQEDTHV
- a CDS encoding arylesterase, coding for MIRKISILLTLTISIFSCSSPKEEKSTEATTAQEVKEEGPKKLILFYGNSLTAGYGIEAEDAFPGLVQHAIDSLGMNYKVINAGLSGDTSASGLTRLDWFLEEEPAIFVLELGANDGLRGITLSETKSNLKAIIQKVRQKFPDTVILLAGMQIPPNMGPEYIKEFQEMYPAIAQEENVHLIPFLLEGVAGNADLNLPDGIHPTEEGHRIVFETVWEHLKDLI